One Vitis riparia cultivar Riparia Gloire de Montpellier isolate 1030 chromosome 4, EGFV_Vit.rip_1.0, whole genome shotgun sequence genomic window carries:
- the LOC117912459 gene encoding PHD finger protein ALFIN-LIKE 4-like, producing MDGGPPYNPRTVEEVFRDFKGRRAGMIKALTTDVEEFYQQCDPDKENLCLYGFPSEQWEVNLPAEEVPPELPEPALGINFARDGMQEKDWLSLVAVHSDAWLLAVAFYFGARFGFDKADRKRLFNMINDLPTIFEVVTGTAKKQVKEKSSVSNHSSNKSKSNSKRGSESQGKYSKPLQAKDEDEEGLEEEEEEEHGETLCGACGENYASDEFWICCDVCEKWFHGKCVKITPARAEHIKQYKCPSCSNKRARA from the exons ATGGACGGAGGTCCACCATACAACCCTCGTACAGTCGAGGAGGTCTTTAGGGACTTCAAGGGTCGAAGAGCTGGCATGATAAAAGCCCTCACCACTg ATGTTGAAGAATTTTATCAGCAGTGCGATCCGG ACAAGGAAAACCTATGCCTTTATGGATTTCCCAGTGAGCAGTGGGAAGTCAATTTACCTGCTGAAGAGGTGCCTCCAGAGCTTCCTGAGCCTGCACTAGGTATTAATTTTGCCAGAGATGGGATGCAAGAAAAGGATTGGTTATCTTTGGTCGCTGTCCACAGTGATGCATGGTTACTTGCTGTGGCCTTTTATTTTGGTGCTAGATTTGGATTTGATAAAGCTGACAG GAAACGCCTTTTTAACATGATAAATGATCTTCCAACAATATTTGAGGTTGTAACGGGAACAGCTAAGAAACAAGTTAAGGAAAAGTCATCAGTCTCAAATCACAGCAGcaacaaatcaaaatcaaactctaag CGTGGCTCAGAATCTCAGGGTAAGTATTCAAAGCCATTGCAAGCAAAGGATGAAGATGAGGAAGGTttagaggaggaagaagaagaggaacaTGGGGAGACACTGTGTGGGGCATGTGGAGAGAATTATGCATCTGATGAGTTCTGGATCTGCTGTGATGTCTGTGAGAAATGGTTCCATGGAAAGTGTGTCAAGATCACTCCTGCAAGGGCTGAGCATATTAAGCAGTACAAATGTCCATCATGCAGCAACAAGAGAGCACGAGCGTGA
- the LOC117913565 gene encoding uncharacterized protein LOC117913565, whose translation MAWFSAAVSSGAPLIFVNIQTEQILTSEKTNSTGRELGWCRQINSGTTLQIVQGIRLWYLPGVAEVPVELIPELGETRFGMNIKRTDEGLICVFSVTRGSAADRAGLGQLWEEANKTGSLVVIARLEGRSLLPSTVSSAGLISCCDHSEIKDTLNSMMDQMESVHLQVMAWPNQTFPQAPQATGAAKLRPPSEYYSMPPL comes from the exons ATGGCCTGGTTCTCAGCTGCAGTTTCTTCTGGGGCTCCTCTCATCTTTGTCAATATCCAAACAGAACAGATTTTAACATCG GAGAAAACTAATTCGACAGGAAGAGAATTAGGCTGGTGTAGGCAGATAAACTCTGGCACCACTCTCCAAATTGTACAAGGCATAAGGCTATGGTATCTACCAGGAGTAGCAGAAGTCCCTGTTGAATTGATACCAGAACTAGGAGAAACCCGATTCGGAATGAACATCAAACGAACTGATGAG GGCTTGATCTGCGTCTTCTCAGTGACTAGAGGCTCAGCTGCAGACCGTGCCGGGCTTGGGCAGCTGTGGGAGGAGGCGAATAAAACTGGGAGTTTAGTAGTGATAGCTAGATTAGAAGGGAGGAGTCTCTTGCCCTCGACTGTCAGCTCTGCAGGCCTCATCAGCTGCTGTGATCATAGCGAAATTAAGGACACGCTCAACTCAATGATGGATCAAATGGAAAGCGTACATCTCCAAGTCATGGCCTGGCCTAACCAGACATTTCCACAAGCGCCTCAAGCAACTGGGGCGGCAAAGCTTCGGCCTCCAAGCGAGTACTATTCCATGCCACCGCTGTGA